A single region of the Neotabrizicola shimadae genome encodes:
- the recO gene encoding DNA repair protein RecO translates to MEWRDEGVLLVTRPHGEHALIIEVLTRSHGRHAGVVPGGASRRMAPLLQPGTDLVVTWRARLDDHLGTCTVEPRRSRAGLLSDRLALAGLASACALLHLALPERDPHPALHAATVTLLDAMETLPDWPAIYLRWELGLLDELGFGLDLTSCAVTGATEGLAFVSPRTGRAVTAAAAGTWSDRLLPLPPGLATGAVSAADLPQALALTGHFLARALARDTSKPPLPEARTRLLALIERRTAGG, encoded by the coding sequence ATGGAATGGCGCGACGAGGGCGTCCTTCTCGTCACGCGGCCGCATGGCGAACACGCCCTGATCATCGAGGTTCTGACCCGCTCCCACGGTCGCCATGCCGGCGTCGTGCCTGGCGGCGCATCGCGGCGCATGGCGCCGCTCCTGCAACCGGGCACCGATCTCGTCGTCACCTGGCGCGCCCGGCTGGACGATCACCTCGGCACCTGCACGGTGGAACCCCGCCGCTCGCGTGCCGGGCTCCTGTCCGACCGGCTGGCGCTGGCCGGCCTCGCCTCGGCCTGCGCACTCCTTCACCTCGCGCTGCCCGAACGCGATCCCCATCCCGCATTGCACGCCGCCACCGTCACGCTGCTGGACGCGATGGAGACGCTGCCGGACTGGCCCGCGATCTACCTCCGGTGGGAACTCGGCCTGCTGGACGAACTTGGCTTCGGCCTGGACCTCACCTCCTGCGCCGTCACCGGCGCAACCGAAGGGCTGGCCTTCGTCAGCCCCCGCACCGGCCGCGCCGTCACTGCCGCCGCCGCCGGCACCTGGTCCGACCGCCTGCTTCCACTGCCCCCCGGCCTCGCCACCGGCGCGGTCAGCGCGGCCGACCTGCCGCAGGCCCTCGCCCTCACCGGCCATTTCCTCGCCCGCGCGCTGGCCCGCGACACCTCGAAGCCCCCGCTGCCGGAAGCCCGCACCCGCCTCCTCGCCCTGATCGAGCGGCGCACCGCGGGCGGCTGA
- a CDS encoding DUF1491 family protein, which produces MPRLTSGLWVSAYLTRLRLADIPAFVVRRGDDHAGAVVVKSAPLNGTARAFQRSFDPMTGERLWVILAEGAEPDVDAALARARSRDPDLWLIEVEDRQGRTLLDEDGLRD; this is translated from the coding sequence ATGCCACGCCTGACGTCCGGCCTCTGGGTCTCGGCCTATCTCACGCGCCTGCGCCTGGCCGACATTCCCGCCTTCGTCGTCCGCCGCGGCGACGATCACGCAGGCGCTGTGGTTGTGAAGTCCGCGCCCCTGAACGGCACTGCCCGCGCCTTCCAGCGCAGCTTCGACCCGATGACCGGCGAACGGCTCTGGGTGATTCTCGCCGAAGGCGCGGAACCCGATGTCGATGCCGCCCTGGCCCGCGCCCGGTCGCGCGACCCCGACCTCTGGCTGATCGAGGTCGAGGATCGCCAGGGCCGCACGCTCCTCGACGAAGACGGGTTGCGCGACTGA
- the rnc gene encoding ribonuclease III, with protein sequence MRLSAELRAFAGRIGHDFRRPELLVRAVTHASIATPQRPDNQRLEFLGDRVLGLTMAEALMSADKGATEGQLAPRFNALVRKETCAEVARETGLGEVLKLGRSEMLTGGRRKEALLADAMEAVIAAVFLDAGWDAARAVVLRLWSGRINAVEPDARDPKTALQEWAQARGMTPPVYTETGREGPDHQPMFTVEVRLASGESESARAGSKRQAEMAAARALLTRLEGGADPG encoded by the coding sequence ATGAGGCTCTCGGCCGAACTCCGGGCCTTCGCGGGCCGTATCGGGCACGACTTCCGCCGCCCCGAGCTTCTGGTTCGGGCCGTCACCCATGCCTCGATCGCCACGCCCCAGCGGCCCGACAACCAGCGGCTGGAATTCCTGGGCGACCGCGTGCTTGGCCTGACCATGGCCGAGGCGCTGATGTCCGCCGACAAGGGCGCCACCGAAGGCCAACTCGCCCCCCGCTTCAACGCGCTGGTCCGCAAGGAAACCTGCGCCGAAGTCGCGCGCGAAACCGGCCTCGGCGAAGTGCTGAAACTGGGCCGGTCCGAAATGCTGACCGGCGGGCGCCGGAAAGAGGCGCTCCTGGCCGACGCGATGGAAGCGGTGATCGCCGCCGTCTTCCTGGATGCGGGCTGGGACGCCGCCCGCGCCGTGGTGCTGCGCCTGTGGTCCGGGCGCATCAACGCGGTCGAGCCCGACGCCCGCGACCCCAAGACCGCGCTGCAGGAATGGGCCCAGGCGCGCGGCATGACCCCGCCGGTCTATACCGAGACCGGCCGCGAAGGCCCCGACCACCAGCCGATGTTCACCGTCGAGGTCCGCCTCGCCAGCGGCGAAAGCGAATCCGCCCGCGCCGGGTCCAAGCGCCAGGCCGAAATGGCCGCAGCGCGGGCGCTGCTGACGCGGTTGGAGGGCGGGGCGGATCCCGGCTGA
- the era gene encoding GTPase Era: MNTENDSPTRAGFVALIGEPNAGKSTLLNRMVGAKVSIVTHKVQTTRARIRGVCMAGQSQIVFVDTPGLFRPRRRLDRAMVKAAWGGAADADIVVLLVEAHRGLTEGVDAILSRLKDELPRDRPVALAINKIDKVKAENLLPMAQKFGEAFPFAKVFMISAERGYGVEDLKDWLAGELPEGPWLYPEDQLADLPMRMIAAEMTREKLTLRLHEELPYQLTVETEKWEDRPDGSARIDQIVYVARDGHKGIVLGAKGETLKAIGTQARAEIAEFLGRPVHLFLTVKVRPNWLDEAERYSEMGLDFKDGD, from the coding sequence ATGAACACAGAGAACGACTCCCCCACCCGCGCCGGTTTCGTGGCGCTGATCGGCGAGCCCAATGCGGGCAAGTCCACGCTTCTGAACCGCATGGTCGGCGCCAAGGTCTCGATCGTCACCCACAAGGTCCAGACCACCCGCGCCCGCATCCGCGGCGTCTGCATGGCCGGGCAGTCCCAGATCGTCTTCGTCGACACGCCGGGCCTCTTCCGTCCCCGCCGCCGGCTTGACCGCGCCATGGTCAAGGCCGCCTGGGGCGGCGCCGCCGATGCCGACATCGTGGTGCTGCTGGTCGAGGCGCATCGCGGCCTGACGGAAGGCGTGGACGCCATCCTCAGCCGCCTCAAGGACGAACTTCCCCGAGACCGTCCGGTGGCCCTTGCCATCAACAAGATCGACAAGGTCAAGGCCGAAAACCTTCTGCCCATGGCGCAGAAATTCGGCGAGGCCTTCCCCTTCGCCAAGGTCTTCATGATCTCCGCCGAACGCGGCTACGGCGTCGAGGATCTGAAGGACTGGCTCGCGGGCGAACTGCCCGAAGGCCCCTGGCTCTACCCCGAGGATCAGCTGGCCGACCTGCCCATGCGCATGATCGCCGCCGAAATGACGCGGGAAAAGCTGACGCTACGGCTGCACGAGGAACTGCCCTACCAGCTGACGGTCGAAACCGAGAAATGGGAGGACCGCCCCGACGGTTCTGCCCGCATCGACCAGATCGTCTATGTCGCCCGCGACGGCCACAAGGGTATCGTGCTCGGCGCCAAGGGCGAGACGCTGAAGGCCATCGGCACCCAGGCCCGCGCCGAGATCGCCGAATTCCTGGGCCGCCCGGTGCACCTGTTCCTGACGGTGAAGGTCCGCCCGAACTGGCTGGACGAGGCCGAGCGCTATTCCGAGATGGGCCTGGACTTCAAGGATGGCGACTGA